One window of Polyangia bacterium genomic DNA carries:
- a CDS encoding IS21 family transposase gives MTPTEIRAAVRGLRTQGHGLREISRLLAMSRNTVRRILREPAGDAGGEPPPCDEATLVRLKAAFARARGNVVRVRELLADEGLEVPYSTLTRWVRDAELRGPPRRAGEYDFAPGQEMQHDTSPHRVRLGQAGKPVTLQCAGLVLAHSRRLFIQYYPRFTRFEARAFLLEAARFMAGVCPVCIIDNTSVLLAAGAGADAVIAPEMAAFARTLGFGFRAHRVGNPDRKGRIERPFAYVETNFLVGRNFADLDDLNGQALAWCRDIANRKPKQALGMSPEAAYVIEQPHLVPLPDVLPPVYQLLERVVDLHGYVSVDTNRYSVPERYVGKSVTVTKTPAQIEVRHKSTTIATHRRVIDQRDTRKVLPGHHTIPVRQGRGTAAEEALLRGHHDSLDRYTAALRRHGRAGNRRALRRLIEMRRTYPPGPFITAIEQALRYGLFDLTRLEDLILKQVGGDFFALSTAEPDDA, from the coding sequence GATGCGGGTGGTGAGCCGCCGCCATGCGACGAGGCGACGCTGGTCCGGCTGAAGGCCGCCTTCGCCCGCGCCCGCGGCAACGTGGTCCGGGTGCGCGAATTGCTGGCCGATGAGGGGTTGGAGGTGCCCTACAGCACTTTGACCCGCTGGGTCCGCGACGCCGAATTGCGCGGCCCGCCGCGACGCGCCGGCGAATACGACTTCGCGCCCGGCCAGGAGATGCAGCACGACACCTCGCCGCACCGCGTGCGGCTCGGACAGGCCGGCAAGCCTGTCACCCTGCAATGTGCCGGCCTGGTGCTGGCCCACTCGCGCCGGCTGTTCATCCAATACTATCCGCGCTTCACCCGTTTCGAGGCGCGCGCCTTCCTGCTCGAGGCGGCGCGCTTCATGGCGGGCGTCTGCCCGGTCTGCATCATCGACAACACCTCCGTGCTGCTCGCCGCCGGCGCGGGGGCCGACGCCGTCATCGCACCGGAGATGGCCGCCTTCGCCCGCACGCTCGGCTTCGGCTTCCGCGCGCACCGGGTGGGCAACCCGGATCGCAAAGGCCGGATCGAACGGCCCTTCGCCTATGTCGAGACGAATTTTCTCGTCGGCCGGAACTTCGCCGATCTCGACGACCTCAACGGCCAGGCGCTCGCCTGGTGCCGCGACATCGCCAACCGCAAACCCAAACAGGCGCTGGGCATGTCACCCGAGGCCGCCTACGTCATCGAGCAGCCGCACCTCGTTCCGCTGCCCGACGTACTGCCGCCGGTCTATCAGTTGCTCGAACGCGTCGTCGATCTGCACGGCTATGTCTCGGTCGACACCAATCGCTATTCCGTTCCCGAGCGTTACGTCGGCAAATCGGTCACCGTCACCAAGACGCCGGCCCAAATCGAGGTTCGCCACAAGTCCACCACGATCGCCACCCATCGCCGGGTGATCGACCAGCGCGATACCCGCAAGGTCCTGCCCGGCCACCACACCATCCCGGTGCGCCAGGGCCGCGGCACGGCCGCCGAGGAGGCGTTGCTGCGCGGCCATCATGACAGCCTCGACCGCTATACCGCGGCACTCCGGCGGCACGGCCGCGCGGGCAACCGGCGGGCACTGCGTCGGCTGATCGAGATGCGGCGCACCTACCCGCCCGGTCCGTTCATCACCGCCATCGAGCAGGCCCTGCGATACGGGCTGTTCGACCTCACGCGCCTGGAAGACCTCATCCTCAAGCAGGTCGGCGGCGACTTCTTCGCCCTCAGCACCGCGGAGCCAGACGATGCGTGA